The following proteins are co-located in the Pseudomonas fluorescens genome:
- a CDS encoding alpha-E domain-containing protein has translation MLSRTAADLYWMSRYLERAENLARMLEVSYSLSLMPQAGRSDGLDELAMSLLSSGTLDSYLERHKQLDAMRMLHFFALDEENPASIYNCLRAARGNAHAVRGRITADMWENLNATWLEMRSIAAGGLARHGISHFCDWVKQRSHLFRGATSGTIMRNDAYRFIRLGTFVERADNTLRLLDARYEMFGEESEEVSDLSARGYYQWSALLRALSSFEAYTELYPNALNARSVSELLLLRSDVPRSLHACIEELSHILADLPGSYGRTAQRLAAEFEARLRYTGIDEILEDGLHSRLTDFIDTVRELARAIHSSYLEVV, from the coding sequence ATGTTGAGTAGAACCGCCGCAGATCTGTACTGGATGTCCCGTTACCTGGAGCGCGCAGAAAACCTGGCGCGCATGCTCGAAGTCAGTTATTCGCTGTCATTGATGCCCCAGGCCGGGCGCAGTGATGGGCTGGATGAACTGGCCATGTCGTTGCTCAGCAGCGGCACCCTGGACAGTTACCTTGAGCGTCACAAACAACTGGACGCGATGCGCATGCTGCACTTCTTCGCCCTCGACGAAGAAAACCCCGCCAGCATCTACAACTGCCTGCGCGCCGCGCGGGGCAATGCCCACGCGGTACGCGGGCGGATCACCGCCGACATGTGGGAAAATCTCAACGCCACCTGGCTGGAAATGCGCAGCATCGCCGCCGGTGGCCTGGCCCGGCATGGCATCAGCCACTTCTGTGACTGGGTCAAGCAGCGTTCGCACCTGTTCCGCGGGGCAACCTCGGGCACCATCATGCGCAACGACGCTTACCGGTTTATTCGCCTGGGCACGTTTGTCGAGCGCGCGGACAACACCCTGCGCCTGCTGGATGCGCGCTACGAGATGTTTGGTGAGGAGTCGGAAGAAGTCAGCGACCTGTCGGCACGCGGGTATTACCAGTGGAGCGCCCTGCTGCGGGCCTTGTCGTCATTCGAGGCGTATACCGAACTGTACCCCAACGCGTTGAACGCGCGCTCGGTGTCCGAGTTGCTGCTGTTGCGCAGCGACGTACCGCGTTCGTTGCACGCCTGTATCGAGGAGTTGAGCCACATCCTGGCGGACTTGCCCGGCAGTTATGGGCGCACGGCGCAGCGCCTGGCGGCCGAGTTTGAGGCGCGCCTGCGCTATACCGGGATCGATGAGATTCTGGAGGACGGCCTGCACAGTCGGCTCACCGACTTCATCGACACCGTACGCGAACTGGCCCGGGCAATTCATAGCTCCTACCTGGAAGTGGTGTGA
- a CDS encoding glycosyltransferase encodes MHRISNQLIAAPNPAPALPLLPPLSRQKRDTAAPLEEEATTRAGGDRALAAQYAMALNLAGRRIKVDDFDYIPAHSTFGQWWRHLHDTFQSPDVQQWIRAEGIDTSTIKIDPASAQITFRLERSRDPQRTLHTLGQDDSQWAAISGPILQAAQLIGLNSHIAPPVNSPDVPVPWWLVGRFYQESQTLTLAGMLKRGNEISRNPNFDRLDPSRCADQIKSTSEDALQNQQAILGDIHNRYRAGAVLQRLAMALENGSAPVEQLQAELQQTIPLAAVSTYRSGGITAANEVSLQQFLQDHGWDVPTTPEQLQNLASALLSTDLKAAAHGNLGGALTWPEPLAHDHQAQLRMAIREGTFGDLTLKPFKHVLDYLLNGRPISAEEQLNPRPLIDSLVSSPRGKALGEAIQATFEARSVKGSATDWLLAALGVGKYSDSRGEASIDGYPLVSANNSHQSASAVVKALEEHLFANGLASSVPAASVQAYLMLASRAPQFLVKGIPKQVTIGSHSWVSFTTAVAREEAKAPGSTALRDYAQIMLAANAAPISHEERQIEYAAQNEAIKAWAVPNGLGYPTTDTALSEVRKAFDQHVSEMSEAAALPDPETPMTKKIALGHLKKAFPTIDPALFENKCITSQPYTHWYPGPYSLLDLYIDGRALRSPPPDSDTGKPGVWVSSSDQIDINDVLPRLKPLPDPIKQFNEDFRNYADAVKKITGAQLKLLISKLPLEDRQNLEFGEIAVRREIDYDSPDQPLRTEAGVLLVETRRTVNGRVSVMTYAIDRLQGTVTRRPGKVYKENRRTEGWYPARGKRYDRIKPEGQYPAGITDESQAGSGAPKSVASARTQYLVDAMIMDMELPAVGAYARGTTTYQTEHATYEAIGEAILGLIPFRSAIKNFSEGKTADGAVDLAFDIFGFLVGVGTAAKAAKGALAGASALSKAAQVLKILGRATIGALNPLGGIDDLALGAARGVKFVAGKAHKGVNYLRGSYRSLNLLELAKKADIAEGTFRALNSTRSSKALAKFDEATHQWYALDPHTKHAYGKPLENFVPDLPKPGDANSLRAIASDDAIQTASEQHGLAATGTVKVGQETVERQAVMFQGNWHEYDTVKKRAIGPPLKDFNPNRIAASGEVRSLDDLHGYESRYIATDELSPKGLQNNVFVGRSRKEYVKVDGRLFESQVKDGQRVICHPKGTSPDIPVTDLGSSGWAPSSRAERLLGGAGAPPTPFRLGNSTYVVPMDDIKRVETSGSPFRINYKGVDQDVAFDSVAGAWRSTDEHAPQYFWRSGNGKWQGGTLEEYKKAKKVSAHHYHFVEVSSIPRIPTQLAPVPKTLNYFWAGQELPDNLIDNIAKNATRAPAYKSVLHVDADSPAVFEQIKSTLKDKVPGVTVLNLNEDAAFKQLMNGEMYSYFRRGQGQNLAAASDVARYPIMNKHGGFYLDTDDLIQSNVDAAAVTAGADDVLLGASVTHHVTDYKSFYNTSNFATRPANPVLDEVIKEMAKRFEANKAYFAAHRPTATRGPDGAVQYTPEFTEYEANIFDTVGPNLFNDILRTKRPDMYDLGLDGLAKEAKRIDGQLVSQGPIVNIEHSMREAYTRQGLVPPITLRYQLLKTKEHYFPLNLKFRVKVGANHSWADK; translated from the coding sequence ATGCACCGTATTTCCAATCAACTCATCGCCGCCCCTAACCCTGCTCCAGCCCTGCCTCTACTGCCGCCGCTTTCAAGACAAAAACGCGACACCGCTGCCCCGCTGGAAGAAGAGGCCACCACGCGTGCCGGCGGAGACCGGGCGTTGGCAGCGCAATACGCGATGGCCCTGAACCTGGCCGGGCGTCGTATCAAGGTTGATGACTTTGATTACATTCCTGCCCATTCCACCTTTGGCCAATGGTGGCGGCACTTACATGACACCTTCCAGTCACCTGACGTTCAGCAGTGGATTCGAGCCGAGGGTATCGACACCAGCACAATAAAAATCGACCCGGCGTCAGCTCAAATAACCTTCCGCCTGGAACGTTCCCGTGACCCGCAACGCACATTACACACCCTGGGCCAGGACGACAGCCAGTGGGCCGCTATCAGCGGGCCTATCCTTCAAGCAGCCCAGCTCATCGGCCTCAATTCGCACATTGCGCCTCCGGTCAATAGCCCGGACGTACCGGTGCCCTGGTGGCTAGTCGGGCGTTTTTATCAGGAATCGCAGACGCTGACCCTGGCTGGCATGCTCAAACGCGGCAACGAAATCAGCCGCAACCCTAACTTTGATCGCCTCGACCCAAGCCGCTGCGCGGATCAGATCAAGTCGACCAGCGAGGACGCCCTCCAGAATCAGCAAGCGATTCTGGGCGACATCCACAACCGCTACCGGGCAGGCGCTGTACTGCAACGCCTGGCGATGGCGCTGGAAAATGGCAGCGCACCGGTCGAGCAACTCCAGGCCGAGCTGCAACAAACGATCCCGCTTGCGGCCGTCAGTACCTACCGGTCAGGGGGCATTACCGCCGCCAATGAAGTCAGCCTGCAGCAATTTCTGCAGGACCATGGCTGGGACGTCCCCACCACCCCAGAGCAACTGCAGAACCTGGCCAGCGCCCTCCTCAGCACAGACCTCAAAGCCGCCGCCCATGGCAATCTGGGCGGCGCGCTGACGTGGCCCGAACCGCTTGCGCATGACCACCAGGCACAACTGAGGATGGCTATACGCGAAGGAACATTCGGCGACCTCACGCTGAAACCCTTCAAGCATGTCCTCGACTATCTGCTCAACGGCAGACCGATCAGCGCTGAAGAACAGCTCAACCCGCGGCCACTCATCGACAGTTTGGTCAGCTCCCCCAGAGGCAAGGCCCTGGGCGAGGCGATTCAAGCCACATTCGAGGCGCGCTCGGTAAAAGGCAGCGCCACCGACTGGTTGCTGGCGGCCTTGGGCGTGGGGAAATACAGCGACAGCCGCGGTGAAGCAAGTATTGACGGCTACCCACTGGTCTCAGCCAATAACAGCCACCAATCGGCATCTGCGGTGGTCAAGGCGCTGGAGGAGCATCTCTTCGCCAACGGCCTCGCCTCCTCCGTGCCGGCAGCATCAGTACAGGCCTACCTGATGCTCGCCAGTCGCGCGCCGCAGTTTCTGGTCAAGGGCATCCCGAAACAAGTGACGATTGGTTCCCACAGCTGGGTCAGCTTCACCACGGCGGTTGCTCGCGAGGAAGCCAAAGCGCCAGGCTCGACAGCCCTCCGGGACTACGCGCAAATCATGCTGGCGGCCAACGCGGCACCGATCTCGCACGAGGAACGCCAGATTGAATATGCCGCCCAGAACGAGGCGATCAAAGCCTGGGCCGTTCCCAATGGTCTGGGCTATCCGACAACGGATACCGCCCTGTCCGAGGTGCGCAAAGCGTTCGACCAGCATGTCAGCGAAATGAGCGAAGCGGCCGCACTGCCGGACCCCGAGACGCCGATGACGAAAAAGATTGCCCTCGGGCATTTGAAAAAAGCCTTCCCGACCATTGACCCCGCGCTGTTCGAGAACAAGTGCATCACTTCGCAACCCTACACCCACTGGTACCCCGGCCCCTATTCACTGTTGGACCTGTACATCGATGGCAGAGCGCTCAGGTCGCCGCCGCCCGATTCCGATACCGGAAAGCCTGGGGTCTGGGTTTCATCATCCGACCAGATAGATATCAACGACGTGCTGCCAAGGCTCAAACCCTTGCCGGATCCAATCAAGCAGTTCAATGAGGACTTTCGCAATTACGCTGACGCGGTCAAAAAGATCACCGGCGCGCAACTCAAACTATTGATTTCCAAACTGCCGCTGGAAGATCGCCAGAATCTGGAGTTTGGCGAAATCGCCGTGCGCAGAGAAATTGACTACGACAGCCCCGATCAACCCCTGCGTACTGAAGCCGGCGTGCTGCTGGTCGAGACCCGGCGCACCGTCAACGGCCGAGTCAGCGTCATGACGTATGCGATCGACCGACTGCAGGGCACTGTCACCCGGCGACCGGGCAAGGTCTATAAAGAAAACCGGCGGACCGAGGGTTGGTATCCTGCGCGAGGTAAACGATACGACAGGATAAAACCCGAAGGTCAGTACCCCGCTGGAATCACCGATGAAAGCCAGGCTGGCAGTGGTGCGCCGAAGAGCGTTGCGAGTGCCAGAACCCAGTACCTGGTCGACGCAATGATCATGGACATGGAACTGCCTGCGGTGGGCGCCTATGCCAGGGGCACCACGACCTATCAGACGGAACACGCGACGTACGAGGCCATCGGCGAGGCTATTCTGGGCCTGATCCCGTTCAGGTCCGCGATCAAGAATTTCAGCGAGGGCAAGACGGCTGACGGTGCGGTCGACCTGGCGTTCGATATTTTTGGTTTTCTGGTCGGTGTGGGTACCGCTGCCAAGGCCGCAAAAGGCGCCTTGGCGGGTGCTTCCGCGTTATCAAAAGCGGCCCAGGTGCTAAAGATTCTAGGGCGCGCGACGATTGGTGCGCTGAACCCGTTGGGCGGTATTGATGACCTCGCGCTGGGGGCCGCCAGGGGCGTAAAGTTTGTCGCCGGCAAGGCCCATAAAGGGGTCAATTACCTGCGCGGTTCGTACCGCAGTCTCAACCTGTTGGAATTGGCAAAAAAGGCCGATATCGCGGAAGGAACATTCAGGGCGCTCAACAGCACGCGCAGCAGCAAGGCCCTGGCTAAGTTCGATGAGGCAACCCATCAGTGGTACGCCTTGGATCCGCACACCAAACACGCCTACGGCAAACCACTGGAGAACTTCGTTCCGGATCTACCCAAGCCGGGCGACGCGAACAGTTTGCGCGCAATCGCCAGTGACGACGCAATCCAGACTGCAAGCGAACAGCACGGCCTGGCGGCAACCGGCACGGTCAAGGTGGGGCAAGAAACAGTCGAGCGCCAGGCGGTTATGTTTCAGGGCAATTGGCACGAATACGATACGGTAAAGAAACGTGCCATTGGCCCGCCCCTGAAAGACTTTAACCCCAACCGCATTGCGGCCAGTGGAGAAGTTCGCTCACTGGACGATCTACACGGCTATGAAAGCCGCTACATCGCGACCGATGAACTATCGCCCAAAGGCTTGCAGAACAACGTGTTTGTGGGCCGCAGTCGAAAGGAATATGTGAAGGTTGATGGCAGGCTGTTTGAGTCGCAGGTAAAGGACGGCCAGCGCGTCATCTGCCATCCGAAAGGCACGAGCCCCGATATACCTGTCACCGACCTGGGTTCGTCCGGGTGGGCACCCTCCTCCCGTGCCGAACGTCTGTTGGGCGGTGCGGGGGCTCCACCGACGCCTTTCAGGTTAGGGAATAGCACCTACGTCGTGCCGATGGATGATATCAAGCGTGTGGAAACCTCAGGCAGTCCATTCAGGATCAACTACAAAGGCGTCGATCAGGACGTTGCCTTCGACAGCGTGGCCGGCGCATGGAGAAGTACCGACGAACACGCTCCGCAGTATTTCTGGCGAAGTGGCAACGGCAAATGGCAAGGGGGAACACTTGAGGAATACAAAAAGGCTAAAAAAGTCAGCGCCCACCACTATCACTTTGTTGAGGTTTCCTCGATTCCCAGAATTCCAACACAGTTGGCGCCCGTGCCCAAGACCCTGAACTATTTTTGGGCAGGCCAGGAGCTGCCAGACAACCTGATCGATAACATCGCCAAAAACGCCACCCGCGCCCCCGCGTATAAATCAGTCCTGCACGTGGACGCCGACAGCCCGGCTGTGTTTGAACAGATAAAAAGCACACTCAAGGATAAAGTGCCTGGCGTGACGGTGCTCAACCTGAATGAAGATGCCGCATTCAAGCAGCTCATGAACGGCGAAATGTACAGCTACTTCCGACGCGGGCAAGGACAAAATCTGGCTGCAGCTTCGGATGTAGCCCGCTACCCAATCATGAATAAGCACGGTGGTTTTTACCTGGATACCGATGATCTTATCCAATCCAACGTCGATGCCGCCGCTGTAACTGCGGGCGCCGACGACGTGCTGCTCGGTGCGTCAGTGACGCACCACGTGACTGACTATAAATCCTTTTATAACACCAGCAACTTTGCTACTCGCCCCGCCAACCCAGTGCTTGACGAGGTGATCAAGGAGATGGCTAAACGGTTTGAGGCTAACAAAGCCTACTTTGCCGCCCATCGGCCAACGGCCACTCGAGGCCCGGATGGCGCTGTCCAATACACCCCGGAGTTCACAGAGTATGAGGCGAACATATTCGATACCGTGGGGCCGAACCTGTTTAATGACATCCTTAGAACGAAAAGACCCGACATGTACGACCTGGGTTTGGATGGCCTCGCCAAAGAAGCAAAGCGCATCGATGGACAACTCGTCTCGCAGGGTCCGATCGTCAACATTGAACACAGCATGAGAGAGGCGTATACGCGTCAGGGCCTTGTGCCGCCAATCACACTGCGCTATCAGTTACTGAAGACCAAAGAGCATTACTTCCCGCTTAACTTAAAGTTCAGAGTCAAAGTTGGCGCTAATCATTCCTGGGCCGATAAGTGA
- a CDS encoding cation:proton antiporter yields the protein MTFILWMAVLGTVLLTLALTSSYLRWMPVTTSAVCLLLGVAIGPLGVDLLHLDIKNSARWMEHLTEVAVLFSLFVSGLKLRLPLRHRTWRIAFGMAGPVMLLTILGVCLALHYVFALSWGVSLLVGAILAPTDPVLAGLVQVNNAQDYDALRFGLSGEAGLNDGTAFPFVIFALLFMQHAGFDGDWFGGWVLKNLLWAVPAGLLIGYWMGRGIGRVTLWMRISNEDSTLSPNDYLTLALIALAYVAAEAVGGYGFLSVFAAGLGLRQAEFRSTGHSVTPSEHLALPVVGHLEVAPERALQGDVSELADTQIAAGVMMGDMLSFGSLVERSMEVFLVTVLGIVLISHWDWRALPVAALLFCVIRPVSVLAMPWGRLIDYRQRGLIGWFGIRGIGSIYYLFYALNHGLGGTNSAVAVNLTVSVIALSIVVHGLSTQPMLAWYERRAKVHTE from the coding sequence ATGACTTTTATTCTGTGGATGGCCGTACTGGGCACTGTGTTGCTCACGCTCGCCCTCACCTCTTCCTATTTGCGCTGGATGCCGGTGACCACCTCAGCGGTGTGCCTGTTGCTGGGCGTAGCCATCGGCCCGCTGGGTGTGGACCTGTTGCACCTGGATATCAAAAACTCGGCGCGCTGGATGGAACACCTGACCGAAGTGGCGGTGTTGTTTTCCTTGTTCGTCAGCGGTTTGAAACTGCGCCTGCCTCTCAGGCATCGCACATGGCGGATCGCGTTTGGTATGGCGGGCCCGGTGATGCTGTTGACCATCCTCGGGGTGTGCCTGGCACTGCATTACGTGTTCGCGTTGTCCTGGGGCGTCTCGTTGTTGGTGGGTGCGATACTCGCGCCGACCGACCCGGTGTTGGCGGGGTTGGTCCAGGTCAACAATGCGCAGGACTATGACGCACTGCGCTTTGGCCTGTCCGGCGAAGCCGGCTTGAACGATGGCACCGCCTTTCCCTTCGTGATCTTTGCCCTGCTGTTCATGCAGCACGCCGGGTTTGACGGTGACTGGTTCGGTGGCTGGGTGCTGAAAAACCTGCTGTGGGCGGTGCCGGCCGGGCTGTTGATCGGCTACTGGATGGGCCGTGGCATCGGTCGCGTGACGCTATGGATGCGCATCAGCAATGAAGACAGCACGCTGTCCCCGAACGACTACCTGACCCTGGCGTTGATTGCGCTGGCCTATGTGGCCGCTGAGGCGGTGGGCGGCTATGGCTTTCTGTCGGTATTCGCCGCCGGGCTGGGCTTGCGCCAAGCGGAGTTCAGGTCCACGGGCCACTCGGTGACCCCATCGGAACATCTGGCACTGCCGGTGGTGGGCCACCTGGAGGTGGCGCCTGAGCGCGCCCTGCAAGGCGATGTCAGCGAACTGGCGGATACGCAGATCGCCGCTGGCGTGATGATGGGCGACATGCTCTCGTTCGGCAGCCTGGTGGAGCGTTCGATGGAGGTGTTTCTGGTGACGGTGTTGGGCATTGTGCTGATCAGTCACTGGGATTGGCGCGCACTGCCGGTGGCCGCGCTATTGTTCTGCGTGATTCGACCCGTGAGCGTGCTGGCGATGCCTTGGGGCCGTTTGATTGATTACCGACAACGCGGTTTGATCGGCTGGTTCGGCATTCGCGGGATCGGCAGCATTTACTACCTGTTCTACGCGCTCAATCATGGGCTGGGCGGCACCAACAGCGCGGTAGCGGTGAACCTTACAGTGTCGGTAATAGCCTTGAGCATCGTCGTTCATGGGTTGAGCACGCAGCCGATGCTGGCGTGGTATGAACGACGAGCCAAGGTGCACACTGAATAG
- a CDS encoding circularly permuted type 2 ATP-grasp protein, with the protein MARSFFDEMNDAQGACRAHYQEFSRWLANTPPELLAQRRREADLLFHRAGITFTLYGDEQDTERLIPFDIIPRSIPASEWSVIERGCIQRVNALNMFLADIYHDQRIIKAGIIPADQVLGNEGYQQAMVGLDLHRDIYSHISGVDLVRDGDGTYYVLEDNLRTPSGVSYMLEDRKMMMRLFPEVFAKQRIAPVDHYPNLLLKTLKSASRLDNPNVVVLTPGRFNSAFFEHAFLAREMGVELVEGADLFVHDLKVFMRTTDGPKAVDVIYRRIDDAFLDPQAFNPDSMLGVPGLVAAYCAGNVVLANAIGTGVADDKSIYPYVPEMIRFYLDEEPILQNVPTFQCRKPDELSHVLAHLPELVVKETQGSGGYGMLVGPASSAAEIEDFRQRIKARPHAYIAQPTLSLSTCPTFVENGIAPRHIDLRPFVLSGKETRLVPGGLTRVALKEGSLIVNSSQGGGTKDTWVVEG; encoded by the coding sequence ATGGCTCGATCTTTCTTTGATGAAATGAATGACGCACAAGGCGCTTGCCGTGCGCACTATCAGGAATTCTCCCGCTGGCTGGCCAACACGCCGCCGGAACTGCTGGCCCAGCGCCGCCGCGAAGCGGATTTGCTGTTCCACCGGGCCGGAATCACCTTCACCCTCTACGGCGACGAGCAAGACACCGAGCGCCTGATCCCGTTCGACATCATCCCCCGCAGCATTCCTGCCAGCGAGTGGAGCGTGATCGAACGCGGCTGTATCCAGCGGGTCAATGCGCTGAACATGTTCCTCGCCGACATCTACCACGACCAGCGCATCATCAAGGCCGGGATCATTCCGGCGGATCAGGTGCTGGGCAACGAGGGTTATCAGCAGGCGATGGTCGGCCTGGACCTGCACCGCGACATTTATTCGCATATCTCCGGGGTGGACCTGGTACGCGATGGCGACGGCACCTATTACGTCCTCGAAGACAACCTGCGCACCCCCAGCGGCGTGAGCTACATGCTCGAAGACCGCAAGATGATGATGCGCCTGTTCCCCGAAGTGTTCGCCAAACAGCGTATCGCGCCGGTGGACCACTACCCCAACCTGCTGCTCAAAACCCTGAAAAGCGCCAGCCGCCTGGACAACCCCAACGTGGTGGTGCTGACCCCGGGGCGCTTCAACAGCGCGTTCTTCGAGCACGCGTTCCTCGCCCGGGAAATGGGCGTGGAGCTGGTGGAAGGTGCCGACCTGTTCGTGCACGACCTCAAGGTGTTCATGCGCACCACCGACGGCCCCAAGGCGGTGGACGTGATCTACCGCCGCATCGATGACGCGTTCCTTGATCCGCAGGCCTTCAACCCCGATTCCATGCTTGGCGTACCGGGCCTAGTGGCGGCGTACTGCGCCGGCAATGTGGTGCTGGCCAATGCAATTGGCACCGGCGTGGCCGATGACAAGTCGATCTACCCCTATGTGCCGGAAATGATCCGTTTCTATCTGGATGAAGAACCCATCCTGCAAAACGTGCCGACCTTCCAGTGCCGCAAACCCGATGAGCTGTCCCATGTGCTGGCCCATTTGCCCGAACTGGTGGTCAAGGAAACCCAGGGCTCCGGCGGCTACGGCATGCTGGTCGGCCCGGCCTCCAGCGCCGCCGAAATCGAAGACTTCCGCCAACGCATCAAGGCGCGCCCTCACGCGTACATCGCTCAACCGACGCTGAGCCTGTCCACCTGCCCCACCTTTGTCGAAAACGGCATCGCGCCACGGCATATCGACCTGCGCCCGTTTGTGCTCTCGGGCAAAGAGACCCGCCTGGTGCCCGGCGGCCTGACCCGCGTGGCGTTGAAGGAAGGCTCGTTGATCGTCAACTCGTCGCAAGGCGGCGGAACCAAGGACACCTGGGTGGTGGAGGGCTGA